From one Variovorax sp. PBL-H6 genomic stretch:
- a CDS encoding flavodoxin family protein, whose protein sequence is MTEVRKGQAPPPIERTEFHHRFMHAYRDPAFQAESEALARIEVIAWEAYQQGRKAPVTRKAGPGYADPEYELSVEWLEAKERIERAQAAWSRPETKSRVLLVNSSPRNDGTCPGEMSKTFRLLKLAREVLDAQQFDCDVLDLSRLTSDYGRHIHPCKSCVSTAMPLCHWPCSCYPNHSLRQTGDWMNEIYERWTAAHGVILFTPTHWYQAASPLKLMADRLVCADGGNPDPTATHGKKAEEAKAIELKGWGYPKHLAGRAYGLVVHGDVAGVESLRRNLSDWLDWMGLIDAGTQARLDRYVGYYEPYATSHDALDRDTGLQEEVRNVARAVARAVAALRAGQLQPPDAGLEPPRPK, encoded by the coding sequence ATGACCGAAGTCCGCAAAGGCCAGGCGCCACCGCCCATCGAGCGCACCGAGTTCCACCATCGCTTCATGCATGCCTACCGCGACCCGGCCTTCCAGGCCGAGTCGGAGGCTCTGGCGCGCATCGAGGTCATCGCGTGGGAGGCCTACCAGCAAGGCCGCAAGGCCCCGGTGACGCGCAAGGCCGGTCCTGGCTACGCCGACCCCGAGTACGAGCTCTCCGTCGAGTGGCTCGAAGCGAAGGAGCGCATCGAGCGCGCTCAGGCCGCCTGGTCCAGGCCCGAGACGAAGTCCCGCGTGCTGCTTGTCAACAGCTCACCGCGCAACGACGGCACCTGCCCCGGCGAGATGTCGAAGACCTTTCGCCTGCTGAAGCTGGCCCGCGAGGTGCTGGACGCGCAGCAGTTCGATTGCGATGTGCTGGATCTCAGTCGGCTCACGTCCGACTACGGCCGCCACATCCATCCCTGCAAGAGCTGCGTCTCCACCGCGATGCCGCTGTGCCACTGGCCCTGCAGCTGCTACCCGAACCATTCGCTGCGGCAGACCGGCGACTGGATGAACGAGATCTACGAACGCTGGACTGCGGCCCATGGCGTCATCCTCTTCACGCCGACGCACTGGTACCAGGCCGCCAGCCCACTCAAGCTGATGGCCGACCGGCTGGTCTGCGCGGACGGCGGCAATCCCGACCCCACCGCCACCCATGGCAAGAAGGCAGAAGAGGCCAAGGCCATCGAACTCAAGGGATGGGGCTATCCCAAGCACCTGGCGGGCCGTGCCTATGGACTGGTGGTGCACGGCGACGTGGCCGGCGTCGAAAGCCTGCGGCGCAATCTCAGCGACTGGCTGGACTGGATGGGCCTGATCGACGCCGGCACACAGGCGCGGCTGGACCGCTACGTGGGCTACTACGAACCCTACGCCACGAGTCACGACGCACTCGACCGCGATACCGGCCTGCAGGAAGAGGTGCGCAACGTCGCCCGCGCGGTCGCCCGCGCGGTGGCTGCGCTGCGCGCCGGGCAGCTCCAGCCGCCGGATGCCGGGCTGGAGCCCCCGCGGCCCAAGTAG
- a CDS encoding pirin family protein, translating into MSTTHTAHHPAHHVEPASLTRPRGIDQIVAGVSTSDGDGVKLTRVLHQSLQQRLDPYLMLDAFGSDNPGDYIGGFPSHPHRGFETVTYMIAGRMRHRDSAGHEGLLANGGVQWMTAGRGLVHSELPEQEEGLMEGFQLWLNLPAKDKMREPWYRDIQSEEIPELATPAGVRVRVIAGESHGIAGAVQRAHTEPLYLDLTLPPGAEFAQPLAADRNALLYVFRESLYIGNSEIPTKRMAILANDAHSDGVLVRAPASNHSLARALLIAGKPLHEPIAQYGPFVMNTREQLTQAMHDFQSGKLG; encoded by the coding sequence ATGAGCACTACCCACACGGCCCACCACCCTGCGCACCATGTCGAACCCGCTTCCTTGACCCGCCCGCGCGGCATCGACCAGATCGTCGCCGGCGTCTCCACCAGCGATGGCGACGGCGTCAAGCTCACGCGCGTGCTGCACCAGTCGTTGCAGCAGCGGCTCGACCCCTACCTGATGCTCGACGCCTTCGGCAGTGACAACCCCGGCGACTACATCGGCGGCTTTCCCAGCCATCCGCACCGCGGCTTCGAGACCGTCACCTACATGATCGCGGGCCGCATGCGTCATCGCGACAGCGCCGGCCATGAAGGCCTGCTGGCCAACGGCGGCGTGCAGTGGATGACCGCCGGGCGCGGCCTGGTGCACAGCGAGTTGCCCGAGCAGGAGGAAGGGCTCATGGAAGGCTTCCAGCTCTGGCTCAACCTGCCGGCCAAGGACAAGATGCGCGAGCCCTGGTATCGCGACATCCAGAGCGAGGAAATTCCCGAGCTCGCGACGCCGGCCGGCGTGCGCGTGCGCGTGATCGCGGGCGAGAGCCACGGCATCGCCGGCGCCGTACAGCGCGCACACACCGAGCCGCTCTACCTCGACCTCACGCTGCCGCCGGGCGCCGAGTTCGCCCAGCCGCTGGCTGCGGATCGCAATGCGCTGCTCTATGTGTTTCGCGAGTCCCTCTACATCGGGAACAGCGAGATCCCGACCAAGCGCATGGCGATCCTCGCCAACGATGCGCACAGCGACGGCGTTCTGGTTCGCGCGCCGGCGTCCAACCACAGCCTCGCGCGAGCGCTGCTGATCGCGGGCAAGCCGCTGCACGAGCCCATCGCGCAGTACGGTCCCTTCGTCATGAACACGCGCGAGCAGTTGACGCAGGCAATGCACGACTTCCAGAGCGGGAAGCTCGGCTGA
- a CDS encoding biosynthetic peptidoglycan transglycosylase, producing MKKALLFLLFGLLALVLTAAVAIYLVVKLALAPGPGEWPARVKAGPFVLDVGVPTAIRLATSSWFAPWVAGRSFETEHGPVRVGWNEANTSLELDCAPCSASVPALGNAPIRLDNLRFTARRDAGSLNGVLEATPAATTVSSVAGDNVLRARWDGKLTQKSLQIHIDAPEAPIARWYSVLAPGIPELQRARIGGTLALRAQLDLPANQLALHPRIEQFSVEGLGTEALLDARTSCGPPSRLAPESWLARAVIAAEDQRFFSHPGYDLAELTAALDANQKAGQVERGGSTLSQQLARLVVTGSERTAERKLRELLYAVEMEQMLGKPRILQLYLDNAPWGPGGLCGAEAAARRYFKRSARNLEPAQAVWLAAMLNNPGAALEKWQRDGRIDGERAKWVAEGLRGITRTQRESLQRNIAAARFTPPP from the coding sequence TTGAAGAAAGCGCTGCTCTTCCTGCTCTTCGGGTTGCTGGCCCTGGTGCTGACCGCCGCGGTCGCCATCTATCTGGTCGTGAAGCTGGCACTGGCGCCCGGTCCCGGCGAGTGGCCGGCGCGCGTCAAGGCGGGGCCTTTCGTGCTCGACGTCGGCGTCCCCACCGCGATCCGGCTCGCCACGTCCTCCTGGTTCGCGCCCTGGGTGGCCGGCCGCAGCTTCGAGACCGAACACGGTCCGGTGCGCGTCGGCTGGAACGAGGCCAACACCAGCCTCGAGCTGGACTGTGCACCCTGCAGCGCCTCGGTACCGGCGCTTGGCAACGCGCCGATCCGGCTCGACAACCTGCGCTTCACCGCCCGCCGCGATGCCGGCTCCCTCAACGGGGTGCTCGAAGCCACGCCGGCCGCGACCACGGTGTCCAGCGTGGCGGGCGACAACGTGCTGCGCGCGCGCTGGGACGGCAAGCTCACGCAGAAGTCCCTGCAGATCCACATCGATGCGCCCGAGGCGCCCATCGCCCGCTGGTACAGCGTGCTGGCGCCCGGCATTCCCGAGCTGCAGCGGGCCCGCATCGGCGGCACGCTGGCGCTGCGTGCCCAGCTCGATCTGCCAGCGAACCAACTCGCGCTGCATCCACGCATCGAGCAGTTCAGCGTCGAGGGCCTGGGCACCGAGGCCCTGCTCGACGCGCGCACCAGCTGCGGCCCGCCGAGCCGGCTGGCCCCCGAGAGCTGGCTCGCGCGCGCGGTGATCGCGGCCGAGGACCAGCGCTTCTTCAGCCACCCCGGCTACGACCTCGCCGAACTCACGGCCGCCCTCGACGCCAACCAGAAAGCCGGCCAGGTCGAGCGCGGCGGCAGCACCCTCAGCCAGCAGCTGGCCCGGCTGGTCGTGACCGGCAGCGAGCGCACGGCCGAGCGCAAGCTGCGCGAGCTGCTCTATGCGGTGGAGATGGAGCAGATGCTGGGCAAGCCCCGCATCCTGCAGCTCTACCTCGACAACGCGCCCTGGGGCCCGGGCGGCCTGTGCGGTGCCGAGGCCGCGGCGCGGCGCTACTTCAAGCGCAGCGCCCGCAACCTGGAGCCGGCGCAGGCGGTCTGGCTGGCCGCCATGCTGAACAACCCGGGTGCCGCGCTCGAGAAATGGCAGCGCGACGGACGCATCGACGGCGAGCGCGCCAAATGGGTGGCCGAAGGCCTGCGCGGGATCACCCGCACCCAGCGCGAGTCGCTGCAGAGGAACATCGCCGCCGCGCGCTTCACACCGCCGCCCTGA
- the xrtQ gene encoding exosortase Q, with protein sequence MTLDQFARTWPRLFDWGIRLDRAPAAAWLALQAAALVPTWLWMARRLLDRADDPLGLLALGALALFAWSMRRSLCAAPRLGWLAVAATGTLAATLLRTGIGPLPAFPPLAAGLLAVLALAAGLLAFLPREVAKLPVLGLAVLALPLLSSLQFYAGYPLRVITAEASRWLLAPGFSVLREGSSLLVDGRLVVVDAPCSGVQMAWLGYFTACAAALWARQGDHRFLARLPAVGLLVLAGNILRNSVLVGFEGAGHALAPWQHEAAGLAVLALVCGAIAQLMAPARRASSFTSTAIPGLITAPGARRVDTALS encoded by the coding sequence ATGACTCTCGACCAGTTCGCCCGCACATGGCCCCGCTTGTTCGACTGGGGCATTCGCCTCGACCGCGCCCCTGCTGCCGCCTGGCTCGCGCTGCAGGCCGCGGCGCTGGTACCGACCTGGCTGTGGATGGCCCGCCGCCTGCTGGACCGGGCCGACGATCCGCTCGGCCTGCTGGCGCTCGGTGCGCTGGCCCTCTTCGCGTGGTCGATGCGCAGGTCGCTGTGCGCCGCGCCGCGCCTCGGGTGGCTCGCCGTGGCCGCCACCGGCACGCTGGCGGCCACGCTGCTGCGCACCGGCATTGGCCCCCTGCCGGCATTCCCGCCGCTTGCGGCAGGCCTGCTCGCCGTGCTGGCGCTGGCCGCCGGTCTCCTGGCATTCCTGCCGCGCGAGGTCGCGAAGCTGCCTGTGCTGGGACTGGCCGTATTGGCATTGCCGCTCTTGTCCTCGCTGCAGTTCTACGCCGGCTATCCGCTGCGCGTGATCACGGCCGAGGCCAGCCGCTGGCTGCTGGCACCCGGCTTCTCGGTGCTGCGCGAGGGCAGCAGCTTGCTGGTCGATGGCCGGCTGGTCGTCGTCGATGCGCCCTGTTCGGGCGTGCAGATGGCCTGGCTCGGCTATTTCACGGCCTGCGCGGCAGCACTGTGGGCGCGGCAGGGAGACCACCGCTTTCTCGCCCGGCTGCCGGCCGTGGGCTTGCTGGTGCTGGCCGGCAACATCCTGCGCAACAGCGTGCTCGTGGGCTTCGAAGGGGCAGGCCATGCACTCGCGCCCTGGCAGCACGAGGCGGCGGGCCTGGCCGTGCTGGCGCTGGTCTGCGGCGCCATCGCGCAGCTGATGGCGCCGGCGCGCCGCGCGTCTTCCTTCACCTCGACGGCCATTCCCGGCCTGATCACCGCCCCCGGAGCCCGCCGTGTCGATACCGCTTTGTCTTGA